A section of the Sebastes fasciatus isolate fSebFas1 chromosome 21, fSebFas1.pri, whole genome shotgun sequence genome encodes:
- the ppp1r16a gene encoding protein phosphatase 1 regulatory subunit 16A: MAAEHGELLAEMATVGRLSATERLKHAQKRRAQQLKGWAQMEKDTARGSRAKADKKKARTTKVTFPKSITLLDAAARNDLEEVRELLNNGVSPDLVNEDGLTALHQCCIDDFVEIVQCLLDAGACVNACDSELWTPLHAAATCGHTGLVQLLIQSGADLLAVNADGNMPYDLCEDEATLELLEMVMAEQGITQDRIDECRGAKEAAMLADIRALVQSGADLNAQDANGTTLLHIASANGYVSVGELLLEHRAEVEVKDSDGWTPLHAASCWGQIQMVELLVAHGASLNTKSVLEETPLDVCMDEEVRAKLMDLKHKHDAIMKSQDRQKGTLQRRASSTGSRGKVVRRVSVNERSSLYRREHHKEAMVWQERGRQPEPQDDDEDRQTDNELHQHATMAAGGGATSRLEELEASDRNIVSSLGNGGTSVSLASSVPGELWSGGGLMDRSASYQLSPASGSGSTEGEGADSMTREKSHHTLADLKRQRAAAKLNKYPAPPPPLPPPLEEEPSVAVAEVMPTQAQPELQVTPSAEEVASPSQVYFTPASGDPPLLKLRAPEEDQSNNKEPCCGLM, from the exons ATGGCAGCGGAGCACGGCGAGCTGCTGGCTGAGATGGCCACGGTCGGGCGTCTGAGTGCTACTGAACGCCTGAAGCACGCCCAGAAGCGGCGCGCTCAGCAGCTGAAGGGATGGGCGCAAATGGAGAAGGATACAGCACGAGGGTCGAGGGCCAAGGCGGATAAGAAGAAGGCGCGCACCACCAAAGTTACTTTCCCCAAGTCCATCACCCTGCTGGATGCTGCTGCTCGCAATGACCTGGAAGAGG TGAGGGAGCTGCTTAACAATGGTGTCAGCCCAGATCTGGTCAACGAGGATggactgacagccctacatcag TGCTGCATTGATGACTTTGTGGAGATAGTGCAGTGCCTGCTGGACGCTGGTGCCTGTGTGAATGCCTGTGACAGTGAGCTGTGGACACCGCTGCATGCTGCTGCCACCTGTGGACACACTGGATTGGTGCAGCTCCTGATTCAGTC TGGGGCTGACCTGCTGGCTGTCAATGCGGATGGCAACATGCCCTATGACCTCTGTGAGGATGAGGCCACTCTTGAGCTGCTGGAGATGGTTATGGCTGAACAGG ggATAACTCAGGACCGTATAGATGAATGTCGAGGGGCTAAAGAGGCGGCCATGCTGGCTGACATTCGGGCTCTGGTCCAGAGCGGAGCAGACTTGAACGCGCAGGACGCCAATGGAACAACACTG CTCCATATAGCGTCTGCTAACGGCTACGTGTCCGTGGGCGAACTGTTGCTAGAGCACAGAGCTGAGGTGGAGGTGAAGGACTCTGATGGCTGGACGCCACTACACGCCGCCTCCTGCTGGGGACAA ATCCAAATGGTGGAACTGTTGGTGGCCCATGGAGCCAGTTTAAACACCAAGTCTGTCCTGGAGGAGACGCCTCTTG ACGTGTGTATGGATGAAGAGGTCAGAGCCAAACTGATGGACCTGAAGCACAAACATGATGCCATCATGAAGAGCCAGGACCGGCAGAAGGGCACGCTGCAAAGACGAGCCTCTAGCACTGGCAGCAGAGG TAAGGTGGTACGTCGTGTCAGTGTGAACGAGCGCTCCAGTCTGTACCGACGGGAGCACCACAAAGAGGCCATGGTGTGGCAGGAGCGCGGCCGACAGCCGGAGCCACAGGACGACGATgaggacagacaaacagacaatgAGCTGCACCAGCATGCCACCATG GCTGCTGGTGGTGGAGCCACATCACGTTTAGAGGAACTGGAGGCTTCAGACAGGAACATTGTGTCCAGTCTAGGTAACGGAGGGACCTCTGTTTCTCTGGCCTCCTCTGTGCCTGGAGAGCTGTGGAGCGGTGGAGGTCTCATGGATCGCAGCGCCTCGTACCAGCTCAGCCCTGCATCTGGATCTGGGTCTACAGAGGGAGAGGGGGCAGACAGTATGACTCGGGAGAAATCACACCACACCCTGGCTGACCTAAAACGCCAGCGGGCAGCTGCCAAGCTCAATAAGTACCCAGCGCCTCCCCCACCGCTGCCCCCTCCTTTAGAAGAGGAGCCTTCTGTTGCAGTGGCTGAAGTGATGCCCACCCAGGCCCAGCCAGAGCTCCAAGTGACCCCCAGTGCAGAGGAGGTAGCCTCCCCAAGCCAGGTGTACTTCACCCCAGCCAGCGGAGACCCTCCACTGCTGAAACTCAGAGCGCCTGAGGAGGACCAGTCTAATAATAAGGAGCCTTGCTGTGGACTCATGTAG